From the genome of Streptacidiphilus rugosus AM-16, one region includes:
- the fabG gene encoding 3-oxoacyl-ACP reductase FabG produces MTEQNRVAIVTGAARGIGAATAIRLAADGFAVAVIDLEEAAGKDTVEKITAAGGRAIAVGADVSNGEQVAAAVERVAAELGAPTVLVNNAGVLRDNLLFKMSESDWDTVMNVHLKGAFLMSKACQKHMVDAGYGRIVNLSSSSALGNRGQANYSAAKAGLQGFTKTLAKELGKFGVTANAVAPGFIATDMTAATAERVGMGFEEFKTAAASMIPVNRVGVPEDIAHTVSFLVSEGAGFVSGQVVYVAGGPLD; encoded by the coding sequence ATGACCGAGCAGAACCGCGTCGCCATCGTCACCGGAGCCGCGCGCGGCATCGGCGCCGCCACCGCGATCCGTCTGGCCGCGGACGGCTTCGCCGTCGCGGTGATCGACCTGGAGGAGGCGGCCGGCAAGGACACCGTCGAGAAGATCACCGCCGCCGGTGGCCGCGCGATCGCCGTCGGCGCCGACGTCAGCAACGGCGAGCAGGTCGCCGCGGCGGTCGAGCGGGTCGCGGCGGAGCTGGGCGCGCCGACCGTGCTGGTGAACAACGCCGGCGTGCTGCGGGACAACCTGCTGTTCAAGATGTCCGAGTCGGACTGGGACACCGTCATGAACGTGCACCTGAAGGGCGCGTTCCTGATGTCCAAGGCCTGCCAGAAGCACATGGTCGACGCCGGTTACGGACGCATCGTCAACCTGTCGTCCTCGTCGGCGCTGGGCAACCGTGGCCAGGCGAACTACTCGGCCGCGAAGGCGGGTCTGCAGGGCTTCACGAAGACGCTGGCCAAGGAGCTGGGCAAGTTCGGCGTGACCGCGAACGCGGTGGCCCCGGGATTCATCGCCACGGACATGACCGCGGCGACGGCGGAGCGGGTCGGCATGGGCTTCGAGGAGTTCAAGACGGCCGCGGCCAGCATGATTCCGGTGAACCGGGTGGGCGTTCCCGAGGACATCGCGCACACGGTCTCGTTCCTGGTGAGCGAGGGCGCGGGCTTTGTCTCCGGCCAGGTGGTCTACGTCGCCGGCGGCCCGCTGGACTAG
- the dxs gene encoding 1-deoxy-D-xylulose-5-phosphate synthase: protein MSLLESIRSPRDLRLLPPSELPRLAEEIREFLIDAITRSGGHLGPNLGVVELTLALHRVFESPQDRILFDTGHQSYVHKLITGRQDFDRFKNRGGLSGYPSRAESEHDVIENSHASTVLGYADGLAKANQLKGHGDRHVVAVIGDGALTGGLAWEALNNIAEATDRPVIIVVNDNERSYAPTIGGLANHLATLRTTQGYERFLSWGKDALQRTPVVGGPIYDALHGAKKGFKDATAPQGMFEDLGLKYVGPIDGHDVQAVESALRRARGFGGPVIVHCLTEKGRGYRPAELDEADHFHQVGAIDPITCEPLRPTTGVSWTSVFGKEMVAVGRERADVVAITAAMLAPVGLQAFSREFPDRTYDVGIAEQHAAVSAAGLATGGLHPVVAVYATFLNRAFDQVLMDCALHRCGVTFVLDRAGVTGTDGASHNGMWDLSILQVVPGLRIAAPRDAEQLRAELREALDVADAPTVVRFPKAEVGPPIPAVERVGGVDVLLRTGPAGRAPEVLLVAVGTMASACLDAAALLTAEGLGATVVDPRWVKPVDPALTELAARHRLVVTVEDSGRVGGVGAAVAQALRDADLDLPTRELGIPQRFLDHAARGEILDEIGLTGPGIAAQTAAFAKALGLVAGDAYITSNSLTSDFVGGDQHRGS, encoded by the coding sequence ATGTCCCTGCTGGAGTCCATCCGCAGCCCCCGCGACCTGCGGTTGCTGCCGCCGTCGGAACTGCCTCGCCTCGCCGAGGAGATCCGTGAGTTCCTGATCGATGCCATCACCCGTTCGGGTGGTCACCTCGGACCCAATCTCGGCGTGGTCGAGCTGACGCTCGCCCTGCACCGGGTGTTCGAGTCGCCGCAGGACCGGATCCTGTTCGACACGGGCCACCAGTCCTACGTGCACAAGCTGATCACCGGTCGTCAGGACTTCGACCGCTTCAAGAACCGGGGCGGGCTCTCCGGCTACCCCTCGCGCGCCGAGTCCGAGCACGACGTGATCGAGAACTCGCACGCCTCGACCGTTCTCGGCTACGCCGACGGCCTGGCCAAGGCCAACCAGCTCAAGGGCCACGGCGACCGCCACGTCGTCGCGGTGATCGGCGACGGCGCGCTCACCGGCGGCCTCGCCTGGGAGGCGCTGAACAACATCGCCGAGGCCACCGACCGGCCCGTCATCATCGTCGTGAACGACAACGAACGCTCCTACGCGCCCACCATCGGCGGTCTGGCCAACCACCTCGCCACGCTGCGCACCACCCAGGGCTACGAGCGCTTCCTGTCCTGGGGCAAGGACGCCCTGCAGCGCACGCCCGTCGTCGGCGGGCCGATCTACGACGCGCTGCACGGCGCCAAGAAGGGCTTCAAGGACGCCACCGCACCCCAGGGCATGTTCGAGGACCTGGGCCTCAAGTACGTCGGCCCGATCGACGGCCACGACGTCCAGGCCGTGGAGTCGGCGCTGCGCCGCGCCCGCGGCTTCGGTGGGCCGGTCATCGTGCACTGCCTGACCGAGAAGGGCCGCGGGTACCGGCCCGCCGAGCTGGACGAGGCCGACCACTTCCACCAGGTCGGCGCGATCGACCCGATCACCTGCGAGCCGCTGCGGCCGACCACCGGGGTCTCCTGGACCTCCGTCTTCGGCAAGGAGATGGTCGCCGTCGGCCGCGAGCGCGCGGACGTCGTGGCGATCACCGCCGCCATGCTCGCGCCGGTCGGGCTGCAGGCCTTCTCCCGCGAGTTCCCCGACCGGACCTACGACGTCGGCATCGCCGAGCAGCACGCCGCGGTCTCCGCCGCCGGACTGGCCACCGGCGGCCTGCACCCGGTGGTCGCCGTCTACGCGACCTTCCTGAACCGCGCCTTCGACCAGGTGCTGATGGACTGTGCGCTGCACCGCTGCGGCGTCACCTTCGTGCTCGACCGGGCCGGCGTCACCGGCACCGACGGCGCCTCGCACAACGGCATGTGGGACCTGTCGATCCTCCAGGTGGTCCCCGGTCTGCGGATCGCCGCGCCGCGCGACGCGGAGCAGCTCCGCGCCGAGCTGCGCGAGGCGCTGGACGTGGCCGACGCGCCCACCGTGGTGCGGTTCCCGAAGGCCGAGGTCGGGCCGCCGATCCCGGCCGTGGAGCGGGTCGGCGGCGTGGACGTGCTGCTGCGCACCGGCCCGGCCGGGCGCGCGCCCGAGGTGCTGCTGGTCGCGGTCGGCACCATGGCCTCTGCCTGCCTGGACGCGGCCGCACTGCTGACCGCCGAGGGCCTGGGCGCCACCGTCGTGGACCCGCGCTGGGTCAAGCCCGTCGACCCGGCGCTGACCGAGCTGGCCGCCCGGCACCGCCTCGTCGTCACCGTCGAGGACAGCGGCCGGGTCGGCGGCGTCGGGGCCGCCGTCGCGCAGGCGCTGCGTGACGCCGACCTGGATCTGCCGACGCGCGAACTCGGCATTCCGCAGCGCTTCCTGGACCACGCCGCGCGGGGTGAGATCCTGGACGAGATCGGCCTGACCGGTCCCGGCATCGCCGCCCAGACCGCCGCCTTCGCCAAGGCTCTCGGCCTGGTGGCGGGCGACGCCTACATCACATCGAACAGCCTGACGTCGGACTTCGTTGGAGGGGACCAGCACCGTGGCAGCTGA
- a CDS encoding aspartate aminotransferase family protein has product MAAETETGTTTPAFDLEALLAERGAERYRLHAEYLNHQLPRMLHTIGFDKVYEHAKGAYFYDAEGNDYLDMLAGFGIFALGRHHPVVRGAVTQVMDLELADLTRFDCQPLPGLLAEKLLSYAPHLDRVFFGNSGTEAVETALKFARYATGKPRVLFCDHAFHGLTTGSLSVNGEDGFRKGFAPLLPDTAIPLGDLAALERELKKGDVAALILEPIQGKGVHAAPDGYLRAAQELLHRHKALLIADEVQTGIGRTGDFFAYQHEAGVEPDLVCVAKALSGGYVPVGATLGKEWIFEKVYSSMDRVLVHSASFGSNAQAMAAGLATLHVFEQEQVVANARRVGDLFRERLTALKPKYEMLADVRGRGLMIGIEFGRPQSLKLRTGWTALQAARKGLFAQMVVAPLMHRHRILTQVSGDHLEVIKLIPPLTIGEAEVDRFVDAFVDIMDEAHSGTGLMRDFGKTLIKQAVAAR; this is encoded by the coding sequence GTGGCAGCTGAGACAGAGACCGGCACGACGACGCCGGCCTTCGACCTGGAGGCGCTGCTGGCGGAGCGCGGCGCCGAGCGCTACCGCCTGCACGCCGAGTACCTGAACCACCAGCTGCCGAGGATGCTGCACACCATCGGCTTCGACAAGGTGTACGAGCACGCCAAGGGCGCCTACTTCTACGACGCCGAGGGCAACGACTACCTCGACATGCTGGCGGGTTTCGGCATCTTCGCGCTCGGACGGCACCACCCCGTGGTGCGCGGAGCGGTCACCCAGGTGATGGATCTGGAACTGGCCGACCTGACCCGCTTCGACTGCCAGCCGCTGCCAGGTCTGCTCGCGGAGAAACTGCTCTCCTACGCCCCGCACCTGGACCGGGTCTTCTTCGGCAACAGCGGCACCGAGGCCGTCGAGACGGCGCTGAAGTTCGCCCGCTACGCCACGGGCAAGCCGCGCGTCCTCTTCTGCGACCACGCCTTCCACGGACTGACCACCGGCTCGCTCTCGGTCAACGGCGAGGACGGCTTCCGCAAGGGCTTCGCGCCGCTGCTGCCGGACACCGCGATCCCGCTGGGCGATCTGGCCGCGCTGGAGCGCGAGCTGAAGAAGGGCGACGTCGCCGCGCTGATCCTCGAGCCGATCCAGGGCAAGGGCGTGCACGCCGCCCCTGACGGCTACCTGCGCGCCGCGCAGGAGCTGCTGCACAGGCACAAGGCGCTGCTCATCGCCGACGAGGTGCAGACCGGCATCGGCCGCACCGGGGACTTCTTCGCCTACCAGCACGAGGCCGGGGTCGAGCCCGACCTGGTCTGCGTCGCCAAGGCGCTGTCGGGCGGCTACGTCCCGGTCGGCGCGACACTGGGCAAGGAGTGGATCTTCGAGAAGGTGTACTCCTCGATGGACCGGGTCCTGGTCCACTCCGCCAGCTTCGGCTCGAACGCCCAGGCGATGGCGGCCGGACTGGCCACGCTGCACGTCTTCGAGCAGGAGCAGGTGGTCGCGAACGCGCGGCGGGTGGGCGACCTCTTCCGCGAGCGGCTGACGGCGCTCAAGCCGAAGTACGAGATGCTGGCCGACGTCCGCGGCCGGGGCCTGATGATCGGCATCGAGTTCGGCCGCCCGCAGTCGCTGAAGCTGCGCACCGGCTGGACCGCGCTGCAGGCGGCGAGAAAGGGCCTGTTCGCGCAGATGGTGGTCGCGCCGCTGATGCACCGGCACAGGATCCTGACCCAGGTCTCCGGCGATCACCTCGAGGTCATCAAGCTGATTCCGCCGCTCACCATCGGCGAGGCCGAGGTGGACCGTTTCGTCGACGCGTTCGTCGACATCATGGACGAGGCGCACAGCGGTACCGGACTCATGCGCGATTTCGGGAAGACCCTGATCAAGCAGGCCGTCGCGGCCCGATAA
- the ispG gene encoding flavodoxin-dependent (E)-4-hydroxy-3-methylbut-2-enyl-diphosphate synthase, giving the protein MTAVSLGIPSLPPEPLAPRRISRQIMVGNVPVGGGAPISVQSMTTTVTSDVNATLQQIAELTASGCQIVRVACPSQDDADALPIIARKSQIPVIADIHFQPKYVFAAIDAGCAAVRVNPGNIRQFDDQVKEIAKRAGDAGVPIRIGVNAGSLDKRLLEKYGRATPDALVESALWECSLFEEHGFRDIKISVKHNDPVVMIAAYRKLAAACDYPLHLGVTEAGPAFQGTIKSAVAFGALLAEGIGDTIRVSLSAPPAQEIKVGNQILESLGLRQRGLEIVSCPSCGRAQVDVYKLAEEVTAGLEGMEVPLRVAVMGCVVNGPGEAREADLGVASGNGKGQIFVKGEVIKTVPESKIVETLIEEALKLAENMTESGEPTVSVAR; this is encoded by the coding sequence ATGACCGCCGTCTCTCTCGGAATACCGTCCCTCCCGCCCGAACCCCTCGCGCCCCGCCGGATCAGCCGTCAGATCATGGTGGGTAATGTGCCGGTCGGCGGCGGCGCGCCGATCTCGGTGCAGTCGATGACGACGACCGTCACCTCGGATGTGAACGCGACGCTGCAGCAGATCGCGGAGCTGACCGCGTCGGGTTGTCAGATCGTGCGGGTGGCGTGTCCCTCGCAGGACGACGCGGACGCGTTGCCGATCATCGCGAGGAAGTCGCAGATCCCGGTGATCGCGGACATCCATTTCCAGCCGAAGTACGTGTTCGCGGCGATCGACGCGGGCTGCGCGGCGGTGCGGGTGAATCCGGGGAACATCCGGCAGTTCGACGACCAGGTCAAGGAGATCGCGAAGCGGGCCGGTGACGCGGGGGTGCCGATCCGGATCGGGGTGAACGCGGGTTCGCTGGACAAGCGGCTGCTGGAGAAGTACGGGCGGGCCACGCCGGACGCGCTGGTGGAGTCGGCGTTGTGGGAGTGCTCGTTGTTCGAGGAGCACGGGTTCCGTGACATCAAGATCTCGGTGAAGCACAACGACCCGGTCGTGATGATCGCGGCGTACCGGAAGCTGGCGGCGGCGTGCGACTATCCGCTGCATCTGGGGGTGACCGAGGCGGGTCCGGCGTTCCAGGGGACGATCAAGTCGGCGGTGGCGTTCGGTGCGTTGCTGGCGGAGGGGATCGGGGACACGATCCGGGTCTCGCTGTCGGCGCCGCCGGCGCAGGAGATCAAGGTCGGGAACCAGATCCTGGAGTCGCTGGGGCTGCGTCAGCGCGGTCTGGAGATTGTCTCGTGTCCGTCGTGCGGGCGGGCGCAGGTGGATGTGTACAAGCTGGCGGAGGAGGTCACCGCGGGCCTGGAGGGCATGGAGGTGCCGCTGCGGGTCGCGGTGATGGGCTGTGTGGTGAACGGTCCGGGCGAGGCGCGTGAGGCGGACCTGGGTGTCGCGTCGGGCAACGGCAAGGGGCAGATCTTCGTCAAGGGCGAGGTCATCAAGACCGTCCCCGAGTCCAAGATCGTCGAGACCCTGATCGAGGAAGCCCTCAAGCTGGCAGAAAACATGACGGAGTCCGGCGAGCCGACCGTCTCGGTGGCGAGGTAG
- a CDS encoding acyl-CoA dehydrogenase family protein — protein MDFRYDERTLELQQRLLAFMDECVYPAEPVAARQLREAADIWERPAVMAELKAEARSRGLWNLFLPNAEHGAGLTNLQYAPLAEITGRSPHLAPEALNCAAPDTGNMEVLAEFGTPEQQKRWLTPLLEGEIRSAFCMTEPEVASSDAANIATRIERDGDSYVINGRKWWSSGAMSPACEIFVVMGRTDPDAPKHQQQSMILVPRDTPGVDVQRGMEVFGYTDGAHGGHAEIVFTDVRVPAENLIAGEGLGFAIAQARLGPGRIHHCMRLIGMAERAVELMCRRAVARNAFGKPLAEQGVVQEWIAESRVRIEQLRLLVLKTAWLMDTVGNKGAHTEIQAIKIATPATVEWILDKAIQTHGAGGISQDFPLAHLWAQARTLRFADGPDEVHKRSLARRELKPYLA, from the coding sequence ATGGACTTCCGCTACGACGAGCGCACACTGGAGCTGCAGCAGCGCCTGCTGGCCTTCATGGACGAGTGCGTCTACCCGGCCGAGCCGGTCGCCGCCCGGCAACTGCGCGAGGCCGCGGACATCTGGGAGCGGCCCGCCGTGATGGCGGAGCTGAAGGCGGAGGCGCGCAGCCGGGGGCTGTGGAACCTCTTTCTTCCCAACGCGGAGCACGGCGCGGGGCTGACCAACCTGCAGTACGCGCCGCTGGCGGAGATCACCGGCCGCAGCCCGCACCTGGCGCCGGAGGCGCTGAACTGCGCCGCGCCGGACACCGGCAACATGGAGGTGCTGGCCGAGTTCGGCACCCCCGAGCAGCAGAAGCGCTGGCTGACCCCTCTCCTCGAGGGCGAGATCCGCTCCGCCTTCTGCATGACCGAACCCGAGGTCGCCTCCTCCGACGCCGCGAACATCGCGACCAGGATCGAGCGCGACGGCGACAGCTACGTGATCAACGGCCGCAAGTGGTGGTCCTCCGGGGCGATGAGCCCGGCATGCGAGATCTTCGTCGTGATGGGCCGCACCGACCCTGACGCGCCCAAGCACCAGCAGCAGAGCATGATCCTGGTCCCGCGCGACACCCCGGGCGTCGACGTGCAGCGCGGCATGGAGGTCTTCGGCTACACCGACGGCGCCCACGGCGGCCACGCGGAGATCGTCTTCACCGACGTCCGCGTCCCGGCGGAGAACCTCATCGCCGGCGAGGGCCTCGGCTTCGCCATCGCCCAGGCCCGCCTCGGACCGGGCCGCATCCACCACTGCATGCGCCTGATCGGCATGGCCGAGCGCGCCGTGGAGCTGATGTGCCGCCGCGCCGTCGCCCGCAACGCCTTCGGCAAGCCGCTGGCCGAGCAGGGCGTGGTGCAGGAGTGGATCGCCGAGTCGCGGGTGAGGATCGAGCAGTTGCGGCTGCTGGTGCTGAAGACTGCCTGGTTGATGGACACCGTCGGCAACAAGGGCGCGCACACCGAGATCCAGGCCATCAAGATCGCCACCCCGGCGACGGTGGAGTGGATCCTGGACAAGGCGATCCAGACCCACGGCGCGGGCGGCATCTCCCAGGACTTCCCGCTCGCCCACCTCTGGGCGCAGGCGCGGACGCTGCGCTTCGCCGACGGACCGGACGAGGTCCACAAGCGGTCGCTGGCGCGCCGCGAACTCAAGCCCTACCTCGCATAA
- a CDS encoding phosphatase PAP2 family protein, giving the protein MRNQRSQVALLERVERPEQRSSEQPPGRERWRPLSRTHKILFASTTVVYATVIVAVFTTSRLVELDWAVMAFKPYQHWPALETFLNYYVIAGQRGPSAIVVSIWLAWRCWRTKSMRPLLVLGVSLVLLNMSVGAVKIGTGRLGPHYAHVYGSNEIFLGGGIFPSGHTANAVVTWGILAYLATSWRRTGAVLAGWMGFSVGATTVYLGTHWVTDVLAGWAAGALVLLALPLFEPIITSADDRLRQAWSERRRGTRKPSRASEPAWLSRREEQQALERATASPKPRRSMAVPAPRDLNHRAHRTLPVVS; this is encoded by the coding sequence GTGCGTAACCAGAGGAGCCAGGTCGCCCTGCTCGAACGAGTGGAGCGGCCGGAGCAGCGAAGCAGCGAGCAACCGCCCGGCCGAGAGCGCTGGCGGCCGCTGAGCCGCACCCACAAGATCCTCTTCGCATCCACCACCGTCGTCTACGCCACGGTGATCGTCGCCGTCTTCACCACCTCCCGCCTGGTCGAACTCGACTGGGCGGTCATGGCGTTCAAGCCCTACCAGCACTGGCCCGCGCTGGAGACGTTCCTCAACTACTACGTCATCGCCGGGCAGCGCGGTCCGTCGGCCATCGTCGTCTCGATCTGGCTGGCCTGGCGCTGCTGGCGGACCAAGTCGATGCGGCCGCTGCTGGTCCTCGGCGTCTCCCTGGTCCTGCTCAACATGTCCGTCGGAGCCGTCAAGATAGGCACGGGCCGCCTGGGCCCGCACTACGCACACGTCTACGGTTCCAACGAGATCTTCCTCGGCGGCGGCATATTCCCGTCGGGGCACACCGCGAACGCCGTGGTGACCTGGGGGATCCTGGCCTATCTGGCGACGAGCTGGCGGCGCACCGGCGCCGTGCTGGCCGGCTGGATGGGCTTCTCCGTCGGCGCGACCACCGTCTACCTCGGCACCCACTGGGTGACCGACGTCCTGGCCGGCTGGGCCGCCGGGGCGCTGGTGCTGCTGGCCCTCCCGCTCTTCGAGCCGATCATCACGAGCGCGGACGACCGGCTGCGACAGGCCTGGAGCGAGCGCCGGCGCGGCACCCGGAAGCCCTCCCGGGCCTCGGAGCCGGCCTGGCTCTCCCGGCGCGAGGAGCAGCAGGCGCTGGAGCGGGCCACCGCCTCCCCGAAGCCGAGGAGGTCGATGGCCGTTCCCGCGCCGCGTGACCTCAACCACCGGGCGCACCGCACCCTTCCCGTGGTCTCCTAG
- a CDS encoding phosphorylase family protein, which yields MPLVACALGIEARALRGARPVRTGMGPERAERAIRRALAERAHAPSGIVFAGLGASAVPGIRPGDVVIATEVRDDRGVAATDTASDWAVDAVHGLGLAVHRGVLHSSDHVVRGAERARLAGAGVTCVDMETAAAFRAARELVPDGLPLLAVRVVVDTPEYELARPATLLNGPRALRALKQVGLVLATWHPQFC from the coding sequence GTGCCTCTCGTGGCGTGCGCCCTCGGCATCGAGGCGCGCGCGCTGCGGGGGGCGCGGCCGGTGCGTACAGGCATGGGCCCCGAACGGGCGGAGCGCGCCATCCGTCGCGCGCTGGCCGAACGGGCGCACGCGCCGTCCGGCATCGTCTTCGCGGGCCTCGGCGCGTCCGCGGTCCCCGGAATACGCCCGGGCGACGTCGTGATCGCCACGGAGGTGCGCGACGATCGTGGGGTGGCCGCGACGGACACGGCGAGCGACTGGGCGGTGGACGCCGTCCACGGTCTCGGCCTGGCCGTGCACCGGGGCGTGCTGCACTCCAGCGACCACGTGGTCCGCGGCGCCGAGCGGGCGCGTCTCGCCGGCGCGGGCGTGACCTGCGTCGACATGGAGACGGCGGCGGCGTTCCGCGCCGCGCGTGAGCTTGTCCCCGACGGCCTCCCGCTGCTGGCCGTGCGCGTGGTCGTCGACACGCCGGAGTACGAGCTGGCCCGCCCCGCCACCCTCCTGAACGGTCCCCGCGCGCTGCGCGCGCTCAAGCAGGTCGGCCTGGTGCTCGCGACCTGGCATCCGCAATTCTGCTGA
- a CDS encoding SDR family oxidoreductase, giving the protein MTPPPASGKVALVTGASRGIGLAVAQALVARGERVVITGRDAAALEAAVAELGGPEVALGVAGKSHDAAHRAETVERAVAAFGRIDHLVNNVGTNPVFGSMVELDLEAARKILDINLVATLGWVQLVHAASMREHGGAIVNVSSISALGPAPGIGMYGASKAAMIQLTQQLAYELAPNVRVNAVAPAVVRTKFAEALFAGHEEQVVKSYPLGRLGEPADIGGAVAFLLSEQATWITGQTLVLDGGLTLGAGLV; this is encoded by the coding sequence ATGACCCCTCCCCCCGCTTCCGGCAAGGTCGCGCTCGTGACCGGCGCCAGCCGGGGCATCGGCCTCGCCGTGGCGCAGGCGCTCGTCGCACGCGGCGAGCGCGTGGTGATCACCGGCCGGGACGCCGCCGCCCTCGAGGCGGCCGTGGCCGAGCTCGGCGGCCCCGAGGTCGCACTGGGCGTCGCGGGCAAGAGCCACGACGCCGCCCACCGCGCGGAGACCGTCGAGCGGGCGGTCGCCGCCTTCGGGCGGATCGACCACCTGGTCAACAACGTCGGCACCAACCCGGTCTTCGGTTCGATGGTCGAGCTGGACCTGGAGGCCGCACGGAAGATCCTCGACATCAACCTGGTCGCCACCCTCGGCTGGGTCCAGCTCGTCCACGCGGCGTCGATGCGCGAGCACGGCGGGGCGATCGTGAACGTCTCCTCGATCAGCGCGCTCGGCCCGGCCCCCGGCATCGGGATGTACGGGGCGAGCAAGGCGGCGATGATCCAGCTCACCCAGCAGTTGGCCTACGAGCTGGCCCCGAACGTGCGGGTGAACGCCGTCGCGCCGGCCGTGGTGCGCACCAAGTTCGCCGAGGCGCTGTTCGCCGGGCACGAGGAGCAGGTCGTCAAGAGCTACCCGCTGGGCCGCCTGGGCGAGCCGGCCGACATCGGCGGCGCGGTCGCGTTCCTGCTCTCCGAGCAGGCGACCTGGATCACCGGGCAGACCCTGGTGCTGGACGGCGGGCTGACCCTGGGCGCCGGCCTCGTCTGA